One Methylobacterium sp. 77 DNA window includes the following coding sequences:
- a CDS encoding helix-hairpin-helix domain-containing protein: MSTSLLRTLAVLACLGAAPALAQTPSPATPTPSTTVPKAPMAPAAPAKPSMDKPTAPTAAAPVAPAAKTDLIDLNSASPAELEVLPGIGAARSAAIVKGRPYRGKDQLVSKKILTQGVYDGIKDKVIAKQK, translated from the coding sequence ATGTCCACATCCCTGTTGCGCACCCTGGCGGTGCTCGCCTGCCTCGGGGCCGCTCCCGCCCTGGCGCAGACGCCGAGCCCCGCGACCCCCACCCCATCGACCACCGTGCCGAAGGCGCCGATGGCCCCCGCCGCGCCGGCCAAGCCCTCGATGGACAAACCGACCGCCCCCACGGCGGCCGCCCCTGTCGCGCCGGCGGCCAAGACCGATCTCATCGACCTCAACAGCGCCTCGCCCGCCGAGCTCGAGGTGCTTCCCGGCATCGGAGCCGCGCGTTCGGCCGCGATCGTCAAGGGCCGCCCCTACCGCGGCAAGGATCAGCTCGTGTCGAAGAAGATCCTCACCCAGGGCGTCTATGACGGGATCAAGGACAAGGTGATCGCCAAGCAGAAGTAG
- the lptB gene encoding LPS export ABC transporter ATP-binding protein, with translation MSPRISRAAPLSAARAPSLLSRLFGRGRKGAAVGEAGLSGNGGGPGILHVEGLRKSYGARTVVHEAGLTVRNGEAVGLLGPNGAGKTTIFYMITGLVSADRGSISLDGLPITHLPMYQRARLGIGYLPQEASIFRGLSVEDNIRAVLEVVEPDRKERERKLDSLLEEFDIARLRKAPSIALSGGERRRCEIARALATSPSFMLLDEPFAGIDPIAVGDIQDLVKHLKQRGIGVLITDHNVRETLGLIDRAYIAHSGRILTEGTPDEIVANEDARRLYLGEDFRL, from the coding sequence ATCAGCCCGCGCATCTCCAGAGCCGCCCCTCTCAGCGCCGCTCGCGCGCCGTCCCTCCTGTCGCGCCTCTTCGGCCGCGGCAGGAAGGGAGCCGCCGTCGGCGAGGCCGGATTGTCGGGGAATGGCGGCGGACCGGGCATCCTTCACGTGGAGGGCCTGCGCAAGAGCTACGGCGCGCGCACCGTGGTGCACGAAGCCGGCCTCACCGTCCGCAACGGCGAAGCCGTGGGGCTGCTCGGCCCCAACGGCGCGGGCAAGACCACGATCTTCTACATGATCACCGGTCTCGTCTCTGCCGACCGAGGCTCGATCAGTCTCGATGGCCTGCCGATCACCCATCTGCCGATGTATCAGCGCGCCCGCCTCGGCATCGGCTACCTGCCGCAGGAAGCATCGATCTTCCGCGGCCTGTCGGTGGAGGACAATATCCGCGCCGTGCTCGAAGTGGTCGAGCCGGACCGCAAGGAGCGTGAGCGCAAGCTCGATTCGCTCCTCGAGGAATTCGATATCGCGCGCCTGCGCAAAGCGCCGTCGATCGCGCTTTCGGGCGGCGAGCGCCGCCGCTGCGAGATCGCCCGGGCGCTGGCGACCTCGCCGAGCTTCATGCTTCTCGACGAACCCTTCGCCGGTATCGACCCGATCGCGGTCGGCGACATCCAGGATCTGGTGAAGCACCTCAAGCAACGCGGCATCGGCGTGCTGATCACCGATCACAACGTGCGCGAGACGCTGGGCCTGATCGACCGGGCCTACATCGCCCATTCCGGCCGCATCCTCACGGAAGGCACGCCGGACGAGATCGTCGCCAACGAGGATGCGCGGCGGCTCTATCTCGGCGAGGATTTTCGCCTCTGA
- the raiA gene encoding ribosome-associated translation inhibitor RaiA produces MGSLRVTGHGLDLGEALRGRVEERMAGTLSKYLDSHMNGTCSGHVTLRRDGTAYRTDCVLHLVSGLTLEASGASHDPHSSFEQTADKLEKRLKRYKHRLKDHGAALHEGATVQAAYAVFQSPSELDGDDYDEDADQEDEAHPPVVAESTKALKRHSVSEAVTALDLTGAPVIVFVHAGTGRINVVYRRSDGAIGWVDPPDAAA; encoded by the coding sequence ATGGGGTCATTGCGTGTCACAGGCCATGGCCTGGACCTCGGCGAAGCCCTTCGCGGGCGTGTCGAAGAGCGAATGGCCGGAACCTTGTCGAAATATCTCGACAGCCACATGAACGGCACCTGCTCCGGCCATGTGACGCTTCGGCGGGACGGAACGGCCTACCGCACGGATTGCGTGCTCCACCTCGTCTCGGGCCTCACCCTCGAAGCCTCCGGTGCTTCGCACGACCCGCATTCGAGCTTCGAGCAGACCGCCGACAAGCTCGAGAAGCGCTTGAAGCGTTACAAGCATCGCCTCAAGGATCATGGCGCGGCCCTTCATGAGGGGGCGACGGTCCAAGCGGCTTATGCGGTGTTCCAGTCCCCGAGCGAGTTGGACGGGGACGATTACGATGAGGATGCGGACCAGGAAGACGAAGCGCACCCTCCCGTGGTGGCCGAGAGCACCAAGGCGCTGAAGCGTCATTCGGTGAGCGAGGCCGTGACCGCCCTCGATCTCACCGGCGCCCCGGTGATCGTGTTCGTTCACGCTGGCACCGGGCGCATCAACGTCGTATACCGCCGCAGTGACGGAGCGATCGGTTGGGTCGACCCGCCGGACGCAGCGGCCTGA
- the phbB gene encoding acetoacetyl-CoA reductase — translation MAQERVALVTGGTRGIGAAISTGLKAKGYKVAANYGGNDEAANAFKAETGIPVFKFDVGDAAACEAGIKAVEAELGPIDILVNNAGITRDGAFHKMTFEKWQAVIKTNLDSMFTCTRPVIEGMRARGFGRIILISSINGQKGQAGQTNYSAAKAGVIGFAKALAQESASKGITVNVIAPGYIATDMVMAVAEDIRNKIISTIPVGRLGEAAEIARAVEYLAAEDSGFITGSTLTINGAQYIA, via the coding sequence ATGGCTCAGGAACGCGTTGCCCTCGTCACGGGCGGAACACGCGGCATCGGTGCCGCGATCTCGACGGGCCTCAAGGCCAAGGGCTACAAGGTGGCCGCCAATTACGGCGGCAACGACGAGGCGGCCAACGCTTTCAAGGCCGAGACCGGCATTCCGGTCTTCAAGTTCGACGTCGGTGACGCCGCCGCCTGCGAGGCCGGCATCAAGGCCGTCGAGGCCGAACTCGGCCCCATCGACATCCTCGTCAACAATGCCGGCATCACCCGTGACGGTGCCTTCCACAAGATGACCTTCGAGAAGTGGCAGGCGGTCATCAAGACCAACCTCGACTCGATGTTCACCTGCACCCGCCCCGTCATCGAGGGCATGCGCGCCCGCGGCTTCGGTCGCATCATCCTGATCTCGTCGATCAACGGCCAGAAGGGCCAGGCCGGCCAGACCAATTACTCCGCCGCCAAGGCCGGCGTGATCGGCTTCGCCAAGGCGCTGGCCCAGGAAAGCGCCTCGAAGGGCATCACGGTCAACGTGATCGCGCCGGGCTACATCGCCACCGACATGGTGATGGCGGTGGCTGAGGACATCCGCAACAAGATCATCTCGACGATCCCCGTGGGCCGTCTCGGCGAAGCCGCGGAAATCGCTCGCGCGGTGGAATACCTCGCCGCCGAGGATTCGGGCTTCATCACCGGCTCGACCCTGACGATCAACGGCGCCCAGTACATCGCCTGA
- a CDS encoding peptidylprolyl isomerase, with amino-acid sequence MTTPHLLRRSGAVALALALPLASVVLPLQALAQTPPAPAAAPAPAAAPLPPETVVAKVNGAPVTAGDLAIAAEDPALSLPGVDEAQKKNLLIDYMVDLKVGAQAAEAAKVADSPEFQRKLAYFKSKLLLDEYLEREAKKSVTPEAAKALYDQTLTTMKPDEEVHARHILVDNEEEAKKISARIKGGEDFAKIAAETSKDPGSKTEGGDLGWFTKERMVAPFAEAAFKLPIGQVSDPIKTQFGWHVIKVEEKRTKPVPTFAEMKDQVDQYLTRKSQQDLILKLRESAKIERTDAGAEPKKP; translated from the coding sequence ATGACGACGCCTCACCTCCTCCGGCGCTCGGGCGCCGTAGCGCTCGCCCTTGCCCTGCCGCTCGCCTCCGTCGTCCTGCCGCTGCAGGCCCTGGCGCAGACGCCGCCGGCACCGGCTGCGGCCCCCGCGCCGGCCGCCGCTCCGCTGCCGCCCGAGACGGTGGTGGCCAAGGTGAATGGCGCGCCGGTGACCGCGGGTGATCTCGCCATCGCGGCGGAAGACCCGGCCCTGTCGCTGCCCGGCGTCGACGAGGCGCAGAAGAAGAACCTGCTCATCGACTACATGGTCGACCTCAAGGTCGGCGCCCAGGCGGCCGAGGCGGCCAAGGTGGCCGATTCGCCCGAGTTCCAGCGCAAGCTCGCCTATTTCAAGAGCAAGCTCCTCCTCGACGAGTACCTGGAGCGCGAGGCCAAGAAGTCGGTGACGCCGGAGGCCGCCAAGGCGCTCTACGACCAGACCCTCACCACGATGAAGCCGGATGAGGAGGTCCATGCCCGTCACATCCTCGTCGACAACGAGGAAGAGGCGAAGAAGATCTCGGCCCGGATCAAGGGCGGCGAGGATTTCGCGAAGATCGCCGCGGAGACCTCGAAGGATCCCGGCTCCAAGACCGAGGGCGGCGATCTCGGCTGGTTCACCAAGGAGCGCATGGTCGCCCCCTTCGCGGAGGCCGCCTTCAAGCTGCCGATCGGTCAGGTCTCCGACCCGATCAAGACGCAATTCGGCTGGCACGTGATCAAGGTCGAGGAGAAGCGCACCAAGCCGGTGCCCACCTTCGCCGAGATGAAGGACCAGGTCGACCAGTACCTCACCCGCAAATCGCAGCAGGATCTCATCCTGAAACTGCGGGAGAGCGCCAAGATCGAGCGCACGGATGCAGGCGCCGAGCCGAAGAAGCCGTAA
- the rpoN gene encoding RNA polymerase factor sigma-54, which yields MSLLQRLEMRQGQALVMTPQLLQAIKLLQLSQLDLAAYVDAELERNPLLERIEGEPDGERGVAEAAPEASGDGDGDFESGEPDNWMSTELTASSAEMESVLDTRLDNVFSDENPTHAREAASGDMLSLTPAPYGNTGGSFDGEAPDFEATLTSEVSLREHLSAQLDLATRDPTDRLIAGFLIDAVDDAGYMRESIDAVAERLGAGLDSVARVLKLIQTFDPPGIAARDLAECLSLQLRERDRFDPAMQALVSRLDLVAKRDFPSLRRLCGVDDEDLVDMLAELRRLDPKPGRAFGSRAVEVLIPDVFVRAASDGSWLVELNAEALPRVLVNQSYYARVSRGASADGDKAFLSECLQTANWLTRSLEQRARTILKVASEIVRQQDAFFVNGVAHLRPLNLKTVAEAIGMHESTVSRVTSNKSIGTSRGTLEMKYFFTAAIPGAAGTASHSSEAVRHRIKQLVDGEAASAVLSDDALVQRLRDEGIDIARRTVAKYRESLRIPSSIERRREHFAYAR from the coding sequence ATGAGTTTGCTGCAGCGGCTAGAAATGCGCCAGGGCCAAGCCCTGGTGATGACGCCACAGCTTCTTCAGGCAATCAAGCTCCTTCAGCTCTCCCAACTCGACCTTGCCGCCTACGTGGATGCCGAACTCGAGCGCAACCCGCTTCTCGAGCGGATCGAGGGCGAGCCCGACGGCGAACGCGGGGTCGCGGAGGCGGCGCCGGAAGCGTCGGGCGATGGAGATGGCGACTTCGAATCCGGCGAGCCGGATAACTGGATGTCGACCGAGCTCACGGCCAGCAGCGCCGAGATGGAGAGCGTCCTCGACACGCGGCTCGACAACGTCTTCTCCGACGAGAATCCCACCCATGCCCGCGAGGCGGCATCGGGCGACATGCTCTCCCTGACGCCGGCGCCCTACGGCAATACCGGCGGCAGCTTCGACGGCGAGGCGCCCGATTTCGAGGCGACCCTGACCTCCGAGGTCTCCCTGCGCGAGCATCTCAGCGCGCAGCTCGACCTGGCGACCCGCGATCCGACCGACCGGCTGATCGCCGGCTTCCTCATCGATGCCGTGGACGATGCCGGCTACATGCGCGAATCCATCGACGCGGTGGCCGAGCGCCTCGGCGCCGGCCTCGATTCGGTGGCGCGGGTCCTCAAGCTGATCCAGACCTTCGATCCGCCGGGCATCGCCGCCCGCGACCTCGCCGAGTGCCTGAGCCTGCAGCTGCGCGAGCGCGACAGGTTCGATCCGGCGATGCAGGCGCTGGTCTCGCGCCTCGACCTCGTGGCAAAGCGCGATTTCCCGAGCCTTCGCCGTCTCTGCGGCGTCGACGACGAGGATCTCGTCGACATGCTGGCCGAACTGCGCCGGCTCGACCCCAAACCCGGCCGGGCCTTCGGCTCGCGCGCCGTCGAAGTGCTGATCCCCGACGTGTTCGTGCGTGCGGCCTCCGACGGGTCCTGGCTCGTGGAGCTCAACGCCGAGGCGCTGCCGCGGGTGCTGGTGAACCAAAGCTACTACGCCCGCGTCTCCCGCGGCGCCTCGGCCGATGGCGACAAGGCGTTCCTGTCCGAATGCCTCCAGACCGCCAACTGGCTGACCCGGAGCCTGGAGCAGCGGGCGCGCACCATTCTCAAGGTCGCCTCCGAAATCGTGCGCCAGCAGGACGCGTTCTTCGTGAACGGGGTCGCCCATCTGCGTCCTCTCAACCTCAAGACCGTGGCCGAGGCGATCGGCATGCACGAATCCACGGTCTCGCGGGTCACCTCCAACAAGTCGATCGGCACGAGCCGGGGCACGCTGGAGATGAAGTACTTCTTCACCGCCGCCATTCCGGGTGCTGCCGGCACCGCCTCGCATTCCTCCGAGGCCGTGCGCCACCGGATCAAGCAGCTCGTCGACGGCGAAGCGGCGAGCGCCGTGCTCTCCGACGATGCCCTGGTTCAGCGCCTGCGCGACGAGGGCATCGACATCGCCCGGCGCACGGTGGCGAAGTACCGGGAATCCTTGCGCATCCCATCCTCGATCGAGCGCCGCCGCGAGCATTTCGCCTACGCGCGCTGA
- the ptsN gene encoding PTS IIA-like nitrogen regulatory protein PtsN — protein sequence MPVLEFLSPDSVVTSLRARAKKQILQELSAHAVRQLPALDEREVFETLLQRERLGSTGIGDGVAIPHGKLPGLDRLFGLVARLERPVDFESLDGQPIDIAFLLLAPEGAGAEHLKALAQVARLLREPGVLDRIRAARDANALYALLTQTTKSEAA from the coding sequence ATGCCAGTTCTGGAATTCCTCAGTCCGGATTCCGTGGTGACCTCTCTGCGCGCGCGCGCAAAGAAGCAGATCCTCCAGGAATTGAGCGCCCATGCGGTGCGTCAACTGCCTGCGCTCGACGAGCGCGAGGTGTTCGAGACCCTGCTCCAGCGTGAGCGCCTGGGTTCCACCGGCATCGGCGACGGTGTCGCGATCCCTCATGGCAAGCTTCCGGGCCTCGACCGGCTGTTCGGCCTGGTCGCCCGCCTTGAGCGCCCGGTGGATTTCGAGTCGCTGGATGGCCAGCCGATCGATATCGCCTTCCTTCTCCTCGCCCCGGAAGGGGCAGGGGCCGAGCACCTCAAGGCGCTCGCCCAGGTCGCGCGGCTCCTGCGCGAGCCGGGCGTCCTCGACCGCATCCGCGCGGCGAGAGATGCCAATGCGCTCTACGCTCTCCTGACCCAGACGACGAAATCGGAAGCGGCATGA
- a CDS encoding lipopolysaccharide-assembly, LptC-related protein — protein sequence MHGVDAIHATGTTASGVDARRHRAHTRARSHSTQVRYLRRLIPLAAGAAIVALAVGTLFNPFGTVLPAVTMGPVTLSGTKVKMENPRLSGFRKGDRGYEVIATAAFQDVRKPTLIELQAMKGHLVTDDSGGLAHMEAAAGLFDSARETLSLERDIKLWTDKGEDVRLQTAAIDFKAGTVKSDQAVAVTLPTGTVVSDSLDMVDNGRVISFIGNVHALFHGSDKAESQAASEIKPDVKSPRILTSAAEPQDGEDRR from the coding sequence ATGCACGGGGTCGACGCCATCCACGCAACCGGGACGACGGCATCGGGAGTCGATGCGCGCCGTCATCGCGCCCATACGCGAGCCCGCAGCCACAGCACGCAGGTGCGCTACCTGCGCCGTCTCATCCCCCTCGCGGCCGGCGCAGCGATCGTCGCCCTTGCCGTGGGGACGCTGTTCAACCCTTTCGGCACCGTTCTGCCCGCCGTCACCATGGGGCCCGTCACCCTGTCGGGAACCAAGGTGAAGATGGAAAACCCGCGCCTGTCCGGTTTCAGGAAGGGCGACCGGGGCTACGAAGTCATCGCCACCGCCGCTTTCCAGGACGTGCGCAAGCCGACGCTGATCGAACTCCAGGCCATGAAGGGCCATCTCGTCACCGACGATTCGGGGGGACTCGCCCATATGGAGGCCGCCGCCGGCCTGTTCGATTCGGCGCGCGAGACCCTGTCGCTCGAACGCGACATCAAGTTATGGACCGATAAGGGCGAAGACGTCCGCCTCCAGACCGCCGCCATCGATTTCAAGGCCGGGACCGTGAAATCCGATCAGGCCGTGGCCGTCACCCTGCCCACCGGGACGGTCGTGTCCGACAGTCTCGACATGGTCGATAACGGCCGGGTCATCTCCTTCATCGGCAACGTCCATGCGCTGTTCCACGGGTCGGACAAGGCTGAGAGCCAGGCCGCATCCGAGATCAAGCCCGACGTGAAGTCGCCGCGCATCCTCACCTCCGCCGCCGAACCGCAGGACGGGGAGGATCGCCGGTGA
- a CDS encoding LptA/OstA family protein — MRSTLFSTLAVFGILAAGGAVAQTASGTAPAAAKASKPVAPGGTFGASGGKEPVKIDADRLDVFDRENKAIFAGNVVAVQGDSTIRCSTMTVHYKRGKDAKPGAPAPAADAPAKSPGGMAENGIQKVECAGPVTVVQNDQVATGDNAVFDQEAKRIVLTGNVVLSQCQNVTRGSRLVYDMNTGRANMDPVPGGRVSAMIVPQQKDDAPKGGAKGCAQPAGVAAKPAPKPSEANADKPAAKPRAQAN, encoded by the coding sequence ATCCGTTCCACGCTGTTCTCCACCCTCGCTGTCTTCGGCATCCTGGCGGCAGGCGGCGCGGTCGCGCAGACCGCGTCCGGCACGGCACCGGCAGCGGCGAAGGCGAGCAAGCCCGTCGCTCCCGGTGGGACTTTCGGCGCGAGCGGCGGCAAGGAGCCGGTGAAGATCGACGCGGATCGGCTCGATGTGTTCGACCGCGAGAACAAAGCGATCTTTGCCGGAAACGTCGTGGCCGTACAGGGCGACAGCACCATCCGCTGCTCGACGATGACGGTCCATTACAAGCGCGGCAAGGACGCCAAGCCGGGTGCGCCCGCTCCCGCCGCCGATGCCCCCGCCAAATCACCCGGCGGCATGGCCGAGAACGGCATCCAAAAGGTGGAATGCGCCGGCCCCGTGACCGTGGTGCAGAACGACCAGGTCGCCACCGGCGACAACGCCGTGTTCGACCAGGAGGCCAAGCGCATCGTGCTCACCGGCAATGTCGTGCTGAGCCAGTGCCAGAACGTCACGCGCGGCAGCCGCCTCGTCTACGACATGAACACCGGACGGGCGAACATGGACCCTGTGCCCGGCGGGCGCGTCTCGGCGATGATCGTGCCGCAGCAGAAGGACGATGCGCCGAAAGGGGGCGCCAAAGGCTGTGCCCAGCCGGCCGGCGTCGCGGCAAAGCCCGCGCCGAAACCCTCCGAGGCCAATGCGGACAAGCCCGCCGCGAAGCCGAGAGCGCAGGCCAATTGA
- the phaR gene encoding polyhydroxyalkanoate synthesis repressor PhaR, translating to MAENGKSQQTVIKKYANRRLYHTGTSTYVTLEDLSTMVQNGEDFLVYDARSGDDITRSVLTQIIFEQENKAGEDNLLPVAFLRQLIRFYGDSMRTMVPSFLEFSMANFARDQDGLREKMNQSFAPTVFQSAMEEQVRANMSFFGDAMKMFTTFGTGPLSGMKTSASTPTQPTSVTAASAPSSDSDLDELKRQMAEMRNRLEDLAKK from the coding sequence ATGGCGGAGAACGGTAAGTCCCAGCAGACCGTCATCAAGAAGTACGCGAACCGGCGGCTGTATCATACGGGAACCTCGACCTACGTCACGCTCGAGGATCTCTCGACCATGGTGCAGAACGGGGAGGACTTCCTCGTCTATGATGCGCGCTCGGGCGACGACATCACCCGCTCCGTGCTGACTCAGATCATCTTCGAGCAGGAGAACAAGGCCGGCGAGGACAACCTTCTGCCGGTGGCCTTCCTGCGCCAGCTCATCCGTTTCTACGGCGACAGCATGCGGACGATGGTGCCGAGCTTCCTCGAATTCTCGATGGCCAATTTCGCCCGCGACCAGGACGGCCTGCGCGAGAAGATGAACCAGAGTTTCGCCCCCACGGTGTTCCAGAGCGCCATGGAGGAGCAGGTGCGGGCCAATATGAGCTTCTTCGGCGATGCCATGAAGATGTTCACGACCTTCGGCACCGGGCCGCTCTCGGGCATGAAGACCTCCGCATCGACGCCGACGCAGCCGACGTCGGTCACTGCGGCATCCGCGCCCTCGTCGGACAGCGACCTCGACGAGCTGAAGCGGCAGATGGCGGAGATGCGCAACCGCCTGGAAGATCTCGCCAAGAAGTAG
- the rpmF gene encoding 50S ribosomal protein L32: protein MAVPKRKTSPSRRGMRRSADALKAPTYVADKDSGELRRPHHIDLKTGMYRGRQVLKVKSAEA from the coding sequence ATGGCCGTTCCGAAGCGAAAGACCTCCCCCTCGCGGCGCGGCATGCGCCGGTCCGCCGACGCCCTCAAGGCCCCGACCTATGTCGCCGACAAGGATTCGGGCGAGCTGCGTCGTCCCCACCACATCGATCTGAAGACCGGCATGTACCGTGGTCGCCAGGTCCTCAAGGTGAAGTCGGCCGAGGCCTGA
- a CDS encoding acetyl-CoA C-acetyltransferase, translating to MAAEDIVIVGAARTAVGSFGGVFNTVPAHELGAVAIKAALDRAGVSPDDVDEVIFGQVLTAGAGQNPARQAAIKAGIPEKATAWGVNQVCGSGLRTVALGMQQIANGDATVIVAGGQESMSLSPHAQYLRGGQKMGDVKLVDTMIKDGLWDAFNGYHMGTTAENVAQAFQLTREQQDEFAVKSQNKAEAARKEGRFKDEIVPVTVSGRKGDTIVDTDEYIRDGATVEAMAKLKPAFSKDGTVTAANASGLNDGAAALVLMSASEAERRGITPLARIVSWATAGVDPKVMGTGPIPASRKALEKAGWKPSDLDLIEANEAFAAQALAVNKDMGWDTDKVNVNGGAIAIGHPIGASGARVLVTLLHELKRRDAKRGLATLCIGGGMGVALCVERV from the coding sequence ATGGCAGCGGAAGACATCGTCATCGTGGGCGCAGCGCGCACCGCAGTGGGATCGTTCGGAGGCGTCTTCAACACCGTCCCCGCCCATGAGCTCGGCGCCGTGGCGATCAAGGCCGCCCTGGATCGTGCCGGCGTCTCCCCGGACGACGTCGACGAGGTGATTTTCGGACAGGTCCTCACCGCCGGCGCCGGCCAGAACCCCGCCCGCCAGGCCGCCATCAAGGCCGGCATCCCCGAGAAGGCGACGGCCTGGGGCGTCAACCAGGTCTGCGGCTCGGGCCTGCGCACCGTCGCGCTCGGCATGCAGCAGATCGCCAACGGCGACGCCACCGTGATCGTGGCCGGCGGCCAGGAATCGATGTCGCTCTCCCCCCATGCGCAGTACCTGCGCGGCGGCCAGAAGATGGGCGACGTGAAGCTCGTCGACACCATGATCAAGGACGGCCTGTGGGATGCCTTCAACGGCTACCACATGGGCACGACCGCCGAGAACGTGGCCCAGGCGTTCCAGCTGACGCGCGAGCAGCAGGACGAGTTCGCCGTCAAGTCCCAGAACAAGGCTGAGGCCGCCCGCAAGGAAGGCCGTTTCAAGGACGAGATCGTCCCCGTCACCGTCTCGGGCCGCAAGGGCGACACCATCGTCGACACCGACGAGTACATCCGTGACGGCGCCACCGTCGAGGCGATGGCCAAGCTCAAGCCAGCCTTCTCCAAGGACGGTACCGTGACGGCCGCCAACGCGTCGGGCCTCAACGACGGCGCCGCCGCCCTCGTGCTGATGTCGGCCTCCGAGGCCGAGCGCCGGGGCATCACCCCGCTCGCCCGGATCGTGTCCTGGGCCACCGCCGGCGTCGATCCGAAGGTGATGGGCACCGGCCCGATCCCAGCCTCCCGCAAGGCGCTCGAGAAGGCCGGCTGGAAGCCGTCCGACCTCGATCTGATCGAGGCCAACGAGGCCTTCGCCGCCCAGGCGCTCGCCGTGAACAAGGACATGGGCTGGGACACCGACAAGGTGAACGTCAATGGCGGCGCCATCGCCATCGGCCACCCGATCGGCGCGTCGGGTGCCCGCGTCCTCGTCACCCTGCTGCACGAGCTGAAGCGCCGCGATGCCAAGCGTGGCCTCGCGACCCTGTGCATCGGCGGCGGCATGGGCGTCGCCCTCTGCGTCGAGCGCGTCTGA
- a CDS encoding ribonuclease D, with protein sequence MPPQPIIRIHRGDLPADYVPGAAIAIDTETLGLNPHRDRLCVVQISRGDGSADVVQILPGSAPPAVLKRVLGDPAVTKIFHFARFDLAVLFKAFGVMPAPVYCTKVASKLARTYTDRHGLKDVVRELVGVDLSKQQQSSDWGADSLSQAQVEYAASDVLHLHAARTRLDAMLAREGRTDLARSCFDFLPTRSLLDLEGWAETDIFAHT encoded by the coding sequence ATGCCTCCCCAGCCCATCATCCGCATCCATCGCGGCGATCTCCCGGCCGATTACGTGCCGGGGGCGGCCATCGCCATCGATACCGAAACGCTGGGTCTCAATCCGCACCGGGACAGGCTCTGCGTCGTCCAGATCTCGCGTGGCGACGGCAGCGCCGACGTCGTGCAGATCCTGCCCGGCTCCGCTCCGCCAGCCGTGCTCAAGCGAGTCCTGGGCGATCCGGCGGTGACGAAGATTTTCCATTTCGCCCGGTTCGACTTGGCGGTGCTGTTCAAAGCCTTCGGCGTGATGCCGGCGCCGGTCTACTGCACCAAGGTCGCCTCCAAGCTCGCCCGCACCTACACCGACCGGCACGGCCTCAAGGACGTGGTCCGCGAACTCGTCGGCGTCGACCTGTCGAAGCAGCAGCAATCCTCGGATTGGGGCGCCGACAGCTTGAGTCAGGCGCAGGTGGAATACGCAGCCTCCGACGTGCTGCATCTCCATGCGGCACGTACCCGGCTCGATGCGATGCTGGCCCGCGAGGGCCGCACCGACCTTGCGCGGAGCTGTTTCGACTTCCTGCCGACCCGATCCCTTCTCGATCTCGAGGGCTGGGCGGAGACGGACATCTTCGCCCACACCTGA